A portion of the Deinococcus terrestris genome contains these proteins:
- a CDS encoding LapA family protein: MRTIVLIVIVVLAAIFAVINRHALMFGHTLNLGFVTYRGVPLGLILLLTGLFLALIFYLWGNVDRLRAQADSARLLRDMEALRANLDAQEGSRFAQLQAYIDERFETLGQSVSRPALPSSDLSETNARLDALQRDLNLQLAQMDDYLKRRLK, encoded by the coding sequence ATGCGGACCATCGTGCTGATCGTCATCGTGGTGCTGGCGGCCATATTCGCGGTCATCAACCGCCACGCGCTGATGTTCGGGCATACCCTCAACCTGGGCTTCGTGACCTACCGGGGCGTGCCGCTGGGGCTGATCCTGCTGCTGACGGGCCTCTTCCTGGCGCTGATCTTTTACCTGTGGGGCAATGTGGACCGCCTGCGTGCCCAGGCCGACAGCGCCCGGCTGCTGCGCGACATGGAAGCGCTGCGGGCCAACCTCGACGCGCAGGAGGGCAGCCGTTTTGCCCAGCTTCAGGCCTATATCGACGAGCGCTTCGAAACGCTGGGCCAGAGCGTGAGCCGCCCGGCCCTGCCCTCATCCGATCTCTCGGAGACGAATGCCCGCCTCGACGCCCTGCAACGCGACCTGAACCTGCAACTCGCGCAGATGGACGATTACCTCAAGCGGCGGCTGAAGTAA
- a CDS encoding ABC transporter ATP-binding protein produces the protein MLEVQRLSVNYGPFRALHDVDLTVQEGEIVVLLGANGAGKSTLFRTLSGLQRPSAGTATWRGVPLTGGRPEFNVSHGVAQCPEGRLLFPDLSVEKNLRLGAFVHRRDAAGTQRELERVYALFPILVEKRNAPAGSLSGGQQQMVAIARSLMARPELLLLDEPSLGLAPLVVEQVFEAVQRVNEAGVSVLLAEQNAFAALGIAHRGYVLEGGRVSLQGSQQALLGDDRVRSAYLGV, from the coding sequence ATGCTTGAGGTGCAGAGGCTCAGCGTGAACTACGGCCCCTTCCGGGCGCTGCACGACGTGGACCTGACGGTGCAGGAGGGCGAGATCGTGGTGCTGCTGGGGGCGAACGGGGCGGGCAAGAGCACCCTCTTTCGGACGCTGAGCGGCCTCCAGCGCCCCTCGGCGGGCACGGCGACGTGGCGCGGGGTGCCGCTGACGGGCGGGCGGCCCGAGTTCAACGTGTCGCACGGCGTCGCGCAGTGCCCCGAGGGCCGGTTGCTCTTTCCCGACCTCAGCGTGGAAAAGAACCTGCGGCTGGGGGCCTTCGTCCACCGCCGGGACGCGGCGGGCACCCAGCGCGAGCTGGAGCGGGTGTACGCCCTCTTTCCCATCCTGGTGGAAAAGCGGAATGCCCCCGCCGGAAGCCTCAGCGGCGGGCAGCAGCAGATGGTCGCCATCGCGCGGTCGCTGATGGCCCGGCCCGAACTGCTGCTGCTCGACGAGCCGTCGCTGGGGCTGGCCCCGTTGGTCGTCGAGCAGGTCTTCGAGGCTGTGCAGCGCGTGAACGAGGCCGGGGTCAGCGTGCTACTCGCCGAGCAAAATGCCTTCGCCGCGCTGGGCATCGCGCACCGGGGCTACGTGCTGGAGGGGGGCCGGGTCTCCTTGCAAGGCTCGCAGCAGGCGCTGCTGGGCGACGACCGGGTGCGGAGCGCGTACCTGGGCGTGTAG
- a CDS encoding ACT domain-containing protein, with translation MTPPARPHLTLSVLGGATPTEFAVAQLPPEAPLPPLGGEFFSLTRTAEELSLLCEAAHLPPGVRHQAGWAALKLHGPFDFGLTGILTAVLEPLREAGVGIFALSTFDTDYVLVPAARLPDALAALRGAGHTVEE, from the coding sequence ATGACTCCTCCGGCCCGCCCCCACCTCACGCTCTCGGTCCTGGGGGGCGCCACGCCCACCGAGTTCGCCGTCGCCCAGCTTCCGCCGGAGGCTCCCCTGCCGCCGCTCGGCGGAGAGTTCTTTAGCCTGACGCGCACCGCCGAGGAACTGTCGCTGTTGTGCGAGGCCGCGCACCTCCCGCCCGGTGTCCGGCATCAGGCGGGGTGGGCCGCGCTGAAGCTGCACGGTCCCTTTGACTTCGGGCTGACGGGCATCCTGACCGCCGTGCTGGAGCCGCTGCGGGAGGCCGGGGTGGGCATCTTCGCGCTGAGCACCTTTGACACCGATTACGTGCTGGTCCCGGCGGCGCGGTTGCCAGACGCGCTGGCGGCGCTGCGGGGGGCGGGGCACACGGTGGAGGAATAG
- a CDS encoding branched-chain amino acid ABC transporter permease, which yields MTILFQQLSNALALGGVYALVALGLTLVYGVMRVPNFAHGGLYMLGAYFTYAVLNGLGVPYLAALLIAAVAVALLAALLERLVFYPLRNAPHVHAMIAAIGVLFFFEAVVQLIWGADFKQIAEPVPGILNLGGVVITWQRLLVIVASVLVMLGLNFFLKRTLTGATIEAMSQNREGARLVGINVNRVGMLTFAISGALAAVAAALIAPIVSVTPAMGEVMNLKVFAIIILGGMGSVPGAIVGAFLLAFAEVFGGFYINLDFADVIGFAALVIVLAIRPQGLFRRGT from the coding sequence TTGACCATCCTCTTTCAACAACTCTCCAACGCGCTGGCGCTGGGCGGCGTGTACGCCCTCGTCGCGCTGGGGCTGACGCTGGTGTACGGCGTGATGCGGGTGCCCAACTTCGCGCACGGCGGCCTGTACATGCTGGGGGCCTACTTCACCTACGCGGTGCTCAACGGGCTGGGCGTGCCCTACCTCGCCGCGCTGCTGATCGCGGCGGTCGCGGTCGCGCTGCTCGCGGCGCTGCTCGAACGATTGGTGTTCTATCCCCTGCGCAACGCTCCGCACGTCCACGCGATGATCGCGGCCATCGGGGTACTGTTCTTTTTCGAGGCGGTCGTCCAACTAATCTGGGGCGCCGATTTCAAGCAGATCGCCGAGCCGGTGCCCGGCATCCTCAACCTGGGCGGCGTGGTCATCACCTGGCAGCGGCTGCTGGTGATCGTGGCCTCGGTGCTGGTCATGCTGGGGCTGAACTTCTTCCTCAAGCGCACGCTGACGGGCGCGACCATCGAGGCGATGAGCCAGAACCGCGAGGGCGCCCGGCTGGTCGGCATCAACGTGAACCGGGTCGGGATGCTGACCTTCGCCATCTCGGGGGCGCTCGCGGCGGTGGCGGCGGCCCTGATCGCGCCCATCGTGTCGGTGACGCCCGCGATGGGCGAGGTGATGAACCTCAAGGTCTTCGCCATCATCATCCTGGGCGGGATGGGCAGCGTGCCGGGGGCCATCGTGGGGGCCTTTTTGCTGGCCTTCGCGGAGGTGTTCGGCGGCTTTTACATCAACCTCGACTTCGCGGACGTGATCGGCTTCGCGGCGCTGGTGATCGTGCTGGCGATTCGCCCGCAGGGGCTGTTCCGGAGGGGGACGTGA
- a CDS encoding acetyl-CoA carboxylase carboxyltransferase subunit alpha — protein sequence MTAPADTLRELEARLRDLEDTAQRTGQNLDAALIPLRAEVERLRGEGHARLTRWERVGLARAAGRPTALDYVERLCTDFTELHGDRAYGDDPALLGGPARWGETPVMLLMQQKGRDTKSKIRRRFGMSNPEGYRKAIRLMDMADRFGLPVVTLIDTPGAYPGIEAEERGQGWAIAESIQRMVRLHVPAVCAVIGEGGSGGALALGVGNRVLIQENAWYSVISPEGAASIIWKDAAKAPEAAEALKLTAPDLLGLGLVEEVVPEPVGGAHLDPDAAARSLGEAVSRHLAELSGLGPDELKAGRSARFRALGAFREE from the coding sequence GTGACCGCCCCCGCCGACACCCTGCGCGAGCTCGAAGCCCGGCTGCGCGACCTGGAAGACACGGCGCAGCGCACGGGCCAGAATCTCGACGCCGCCTTGATTCCGCTGCGGGCCGAGGTCGAGCGGCTCCGTGGCGAGGGGCACGCCCGCCTGACCCGCTGGGAACGGGTGGGCCTGGCGCGGGCAGCGGGCCGCCCCACCGCGCTGGACTACGTGGAGCGCCTCTGCACCGACTTCACCGAGCTGCACGGCGACCGCGCCTACGGTGACGACCCCGCCCTGCTCGGCGGCCCGGCCCGCTGGGGCGAGACGCCCGTCATGCTCCTGATGCAGCAGAAGGGCCGCGACACCAAGAGCAAGATTCGCCGCCGCTTCGGCATGAGCAACCCCGAGGGCTACCGCAAGGCGATCCGGCTGATGGACATGGCCGACCGCTTCGGGCTGCCCGTCGTGACCCTGATCGACACGCCCGGCGCCTACCCCGGCATCGAGGCCGAGGAGCGCGGCCAGGGCTGGGCCATCGCGGAGAGCATTCAGCGGATGGTGCGCCTGCACGTGCCCGCCGTCTGCGCCGTGATCGGCGAGGGTGGCTCGGGCGGGGCGCTCGCGCTGGGGGTGGGCAACCGGGTGCTGATTCAGGAAAATGCCTGGTACTCGGTGATCTCGCCTGAGGGCGCGGCCTCCATCATCTGGAAGGACGCGGCCAAGGCCCCCGAGGCGGCCGAGGCGCTCAAGCTCACCGCCCCCGACCTGCTGGGGCTGGGGCTGGTCGAGGAGGTCGTGCCCGAACCCGTGGGGGGCGCCCACCTCGACCCCGACGCGGCGGCCCGCTCGCTGGGCGAGGCCGTGTCGCGGCACCTCGCGGAGCTGTCGGGGCTGGGGCCGGACGAGCTGAAGGCCGGGCGCTCGGCCCGCTTCCGGGCGCTGGGGGCGTTCCGGGAGGAATAA
- a CDS encoding branched-chain amino acid ABC transporter permease: MTRPGFKPGALVWVAVFALAALIPLFQPGGFVLDVAINVMIWSMVAYGLNVMLGYTGQLPLAHAGFFGIGAYAVGILTLKQGWNFWLAWPAAVLICALGGLLLGLVAFRTKGDAFSIFTLGVGVIIALIINKWDSLTGGNDGLNGVPPASSLFGIDFSKSANFYYVALAALALTVLLVARTRQSVFGRSLVAIRGGEDLARSAGIDVFSHKLRALMLSTAIAGLAGGVYAAYVGFLGSAVAGPTTTFTVLLYLLVGGVGTLAGPLLGTGIVYVALQFLKGLQDYQYIVFGPLLVLLVLFAPQGLAGLWDRAQTRRASARTERAVDHA, translated from the coding sequence ATGACCCGCCCCGGCTTCAAACCCGGCGCCCTGGTGTGGGTCGCCGTCTTTGCCCTCGCGGCGCTGATTCCGCTGTTTCAGCCCGGCGGCTTCGTGCTGGACGTGGCGATCAACGTGATGATCTGGTCGATGGTGGCTTACGGCCTGAACGTGATGCTGGGGTACACGGGGCAGTTACCGCTGGCGCACGCGGGCTTTTTCGGGATCGGGGCCTACGCGGTGGGCATCCTGACGCTCAAGCAGGGCTGGAACTTCTGGCTGGCGTGGCCCGCCGCCGTTCTGATCTGTGCGCTGGGCGGGCTGCTGCTGGGGCTGGTGGCCTTCCGGACCAAGGGCGACGCCTTTTCCATCTTCACGCTGGGCGTGGGCGTGATCATCGCGCTGATCATCAACAAGTGGGACAGCCTGACTGGGGGCAATGACGGCCTGAACGGGGTGCCGCCCGCGTCCAGCCTGTTCGGGATCGACTTTTCCAAGTCGGCCAACTTCTACTACGTGGCGCTCGCGGCCCTCGCGCTGACGGTGCTGCTCGTGGCCCGCACCCGGCAGAGCGTGTTCGGGCGTTCGCTGGTCGCCATCCGGGGCGGCGAGGACCTCGCCCGGAGCGCGGGGATCGACGTTTTCTCACACAAGCTGCGGGCGCTGATGCTCTCGACGGCCATCGCGGGGCTGGCGGGCGGCGTGTACGCAGCCTACGTGGGGTTCCTGGGGTCGGCGGTGGCCGGGCCGACGACCACCTTCACGGTGCTGCTGTACCTGCTGGTCGGCGGGGTGGGCACCCTGGCGGGGCCGTTGCTGGGCACCGGCATCGTCTACGTGGCGCTGCAGTTCCTGAAGGGGCTGCAGGATTACCAGTACATCGTGTTCGGGCCGCTGCTGGTGCTGCTGGTGCTGTTCGCGCCGCAGGGCCTCGCGGGGCTGTGGGACCGCGCCCAGACGCGCCGGGCCAGCGCCCGCACCGAACGGGCGGTGGACCATGCCTGA
- a CDS encoding thymidine phosphorylase, with product MTSALNIPDLIRKKRDGEAHTRAELEQLVLGYTRGDVPDYQVSAWLMAVYLRGMTAGETADLTLVMADSGDQMDLGDLPRTVDKHSTGGVGDKTSLILTPMLAALGLTVAKMSGRGLAHTGGTIDKLESFSGWSPDLPEDRFLAQASEIGLALIGQTRDLAPADGKLYALRDVTATVDCLPLIASSIMSKKLASGAHTVVLDVKVGAGAFMRTLEDGRGLARAMVDIGTRAGRQVRAVLTDMDTPLGHMAGNSLEVQEALSTLRGEGPEDLTELCVALAVEALAAHGEDPAEAEARARATLTDGSALAKFRAFVKAQGGDAALVDYPERLDVAPGRSDVVAPASGFVERLDALAVGRAVLVLGGGRERQGEAIDHGVGVEVLKKPGEAVGAGEPVLRLYHRDGRGLEAARALLEEGLAVTDRAPEPQPLILDRVN from the coding sequence ATGACCTCCGCCTTGAACATCCCCGACCTGATCCGCAAGAAGCGCGACGGCGAAGCCCACACCCGCGCCGAACTTGAACAACTTGTGCTGGGCTACACGCGCGGCGACGTGCCCGACTATCAGGTCAGCGCGTGGCTGATGGCCGTCTACCTGCGCGGCATGACCGCCGGGGAAACCGCCGACCTGACCCTAGTGATGGCCGACTCAGGCGACCAGATGGACCTTGGCGACTTGCCGCGCACCGTGGACAAGCACTCGACGGGCGGCGTGGGCGACAAGACCAGTCTGATCCTGACGCCCATGCTCGCCGCCCTCGGCCTGACCGTCGCCAAGATGAGCGGGCGCGGGCTGGCCCACACGGGCGGCACCATCGACAAGCTAGAGAGCTTTTCCGGCTGGAGCCCCGACCTCCCCGAGGACCGCTTTCTGGCCCAGGCGAGCGAGATCGGCCTCGCGCTGATCGGGCAAACCAGGGACCTCGCCCCTGCCGACGGCAAGCTCTACGCCCTGCGCGACGTGACCGCCACGGTGGACTGCCTGCCGCTGATCGCCTCTTCCATCATGAGCAAGAAGCTGGCGTCGGGGGCGCACACGGTCGTTCTCGACGTGAAGGTGGGGGCCGGGGCCTTTATGCGGACGCTGGAGGACGGCCGGGGCCTCGCCCGCGCGATGGTGGACATCGGCACCCGCGCCGGACGGCAGGTTCGCGCCGTGCTGACCGACATGGACACCCCGCTGGGGCACATGGCGGGGAACAGCCTGGAGGTGCAGGAAGCCCTGAGCACCCTGCGCGGCGAAGGCCCCGAGGACCTCACCGAGTTGTGCGTGGCCCTGGCGGTCGAGGCGCTCGCGGCCCACGGCGAGGACCCCGCAGAGGCTGAGGCCCGTGCCCGCGCGACCCTGACGGACGGCTCGGCCCTGGCGAAGTTCCGCGCCTTCGTGAAGGCCCAGGGCGGGGACGCCGCGCTGGTGGACTACCCCGAGCGGCTGGACGTGGCCCCCGGCCGCTCGGACGTGGTGGCCCCCGCTTCCGGCTTTGTCGAACGCCTTGATGCCCTCGCGGTGGGCCGGGCGGTCCTCGTGCTGGGAGGTGGACGGGAGCGCCAGGGCGAGGCCATTGACCACGGGGTCGGGGTGGAAGTGCTGAAGAAGCCCGGCGAGGCGGTGGGGGCAGGCGAACCCGTCTTGCGCCTCTATCACCGGGACGGCCGGGGACTGGAGGCGGCCCGCGCCCTGCTGGAGGAGGGGCTGGCGGTGACGGACCGGGCGCCCGAGCCCCAGCCGCTGATCCTCGACCGGGTGAACTGA
- the accD gene encoding acetyl-CoA carboxylase, carboxyltransferase subunit beta encodes MALDRFFRRRRPQPQAGAELPDLWTQCPQCKEGVYNRDLELSAHVCPRCGHHLRLDAGRRLEVLLDEGSFRQLSGRVQPVDPLGFEDTEPYPARLARAQRKTGRPDAILTGTGTILGLPVTVAAMDFAFSGGSMGSVVGEEIARAAEHAAEAGTPFVLVAASGGARMQESALSLMQMAKTTVALEGLAERGLPYVSILSDPTTGGVTASFATVADVIVAEPGALIGFAGPRVIQQTIRQHLPEGFQRSEFLLEHGMVDAVVDRREHRAYLHSLLGVLTRRPAPEGGA; translated from the coding sequence ATGGCGCTCGACCGTTTTTTCCGCAGACGCCGTCCCCAGCCGCAGGCCGGGGCGGAGTTGCCGGACCTGTGGACCCAGTGCCCCCAGTGCAAGGAGGGGGTTTACAACCGTGACCTCGAACTCAGTGCCCACGTCTGCCCGCGCTGCGGCCACCACCTGCGGCTGGACGCGGGGCGGCGGCTGGAGGTGCTGCTCGACGAGGGCAGCTTCCGGCAGCTCTCGGGCCGGGTGCAGCCCGTGGACCCCCTGGGCTTCGAGGACACCGAGCCCTACCCGGCGCGGCTGGCGCGGGCGCAGCGGAAGACGGGGCGCCCCGACGCGATCCTGACCGGAACCGGGACGATCCTGGGTCTGCCCGTCACCGTCGCGGCGATGGACTTCGCCTTTTCGGGCGGCAGCATGGGCAGCGTGGTGGGTGAGGAAATCGCACGGGCTGCTGAGCACGCGGCGGAGGCCGGAACGCCCTTCGTCCTCGTCGCGGCGAGCGGCGGGGCGCGGATGCAGGAGAGTGCGCTGTCGCTGATGCAGATGGCGAAGACGACGGTGGCGCTCGAGGGCCTGGCCGAGCGCGGACTGCCCTACGTCTCCATCCTGAGTGACCCCACCACCGGGGGCGTGACCGCCTCCTTCGCCACCGTCGCGGACGTGATCGTGGCCGAGCCGGGCGCCCTGATCGGGTTCGCGGGACCGCGCGTGATTCAGCAGACCATCCGGCAGCACCTCCCGGAAGGCTTCCAGCGCTCGGAGTTCCTGCTGGAACACGGCATGGTGGACGCGGTCGTGGACCGCCGCGAGCACCGGGCCTACCTGCACTCGCTGCTGGGCGTGCTGACCCGGCGGCCCGCGCCCGAGGGGGGCGCGTGA
- the sugE gene encoding quaternary ammonium compound efflux SMR transporter SugE, with protein sequence MAWTLLVIAGLLEVGWAIGLKYTEGFTRPLPTLLTVLSMVASMGLLGLAARTLPIGTAYGVWVGIGAVGAAILGIVLFKEPATLSRLLFLGMMIVAIIGLKATSGH encoded by the coding sequence ATGGCATGGACGCTGCTGGTGATCGCCGGGCTGCTGGAAGTCGGCTGGGCAATTGGTCTGAAGTACACCGAGGGCTTTACCCGGCCCCTGCCCACGCTGCTGACCGTGCTGAGCATGGTCGCCAGCATGGGCCTGCTGGGGCTGGCGGCGCGGACGCTGCCCATCGGCACGGCCTACGGAGTGTGGGTGGGCATCGGGGCGGTGGGCGCGGCCATTCTGGGCATCGTGCTGTTCAAGGAACCCGCGACCCTCAGCCGCCTGCTGTTTCTGGGCATGATGATCGTGGCGATTATTGGGTTGAAGGCGACGAGCGGGCACTGA
- a CDS encoding aspartate:alanine exchanger family transporter produces the protein MLPLLDLLAQNPVLTLFTVLLLGFALGGVRVFGFSLGVAGVLFAGLFVSALDPRIALDPAVYELGLALFVYAIALASGGHVLSSFGRAGLIRNGLVLGLLTLGAGLTLGLGRLLGLEPALTAGLYTGALTSTPALAGVIEAVAGQPGAGDPVVAYSIAYPMGVIGVMLALFFFERRFRPDYAAEARALGVSGEEPVTRTLRVTDGRELTVESFVRAHGGRVVFGRLLHGGHLETAEAGSVLRGGDLVSVTGAPADVAAVIRVLGEEVAQSLSEDRSVLDFRRIFVSSPGVAGRRLSELRVNERLGATVTRVRRGDRDIVPDGRTVLELGDRVRVLAPRGRMAEVTRFFGDSYRHLSEINLLTFSLGLVLGLLVGTLPLPLPGGGTFRLGVAGGPLLVGLVLGALGRSGRVVWNIPYSANLTLRQFGLALFLAGVGLRSGGRFAAQLATAEGLALLLAGAAVTLSVTGALLWTGYRLLRLPYSLLSGLAAGLDTQPAVLGYATERTRSEVPELGYASVYPAALIGKILLAQLILRLAG, from the coding sequence ATGCTCCCGCTGCTCGACCTGCTGGCCCAGAATCCGGTGCTGACCCTCTTCACAGTGCTGCTGCTGGGGTTCGCGCTGGGGGGCGTGCGGGTCTTTGGCTTTAGTCTGGGGGTGGCGGGGGTCTTGTTCGCAGGCCTGTTCGTGAGTGCGCTCGACCCGCGCATCGCGCTCGATCCCGCCGTGTACGAACTGGGGCTGGCCCTGTTCGTGTACGCCATCGCGCTGGCGAGCGGCGGGCACGTCCTGTCCTCGTTCGGGCGGGCCGGGCTGATTCGCAATGGGCTGGTGCTGGGGCTGCTCACGCTGGGGGCGGGGCTGACCCTGGGGCTGGGGCGGCTGCTGGGTCTGGAGCCCGCGCTCACGGCGGGGCTGTACACCGGGGCGCTCACGAGTACCCCGGCCCTCGCGGGCGTGATCGAGGCGGTCGCGGGGCAGCCCGGCGCGGGGGACCCGGTGGTGGCCTACTCCATCGCGTATCCCATGGGCGTGATCGGGGTGATGCTGGCCCTCTTCTTCTTCGAGCGCCGCTTCCGGCCCGACTACGCCGCCGAGGCGCGGGCACTAGGCGTCTCGGGCGAGGAACCCGTCACCCGCACCCTGCGGGTCACCGACGGGCGCGAGCTGACGGTGGAGTCCTTCGTGCGGGCGCACGGCGGGCGGGTGGTGTTCGGTCGGCTGCTGCACGGCGGGCACCTTGAGACGGCTGAGGCGGGGTCGGTGCTGCGGGGGGGCGACCTCGTGTCGGTGACGGGCGCTCCCGCCGACGTGGCCGCCGTGATCCGGGTGCTGGGCGAGGAGGTGGCGCAGTCCCTGAGCGAGGACCGCTCGGTGCTGGACTTCCGGCGCATCTTCGTGTCCAGCCCCGGGGTGGCGGGGCGGCGCCTGTCCGAGCTGCGGGTCAACGAGCGGCTGGGCGCCACCGTCACCCGCGTGCGCCGGGGTGACCGCGACATCGTGCCGGACGGCCGCACCGTGCTGGAACTCGGCGACCGGGTGCGCGTGCTGGCCCCGCGCGGGCGGATGGCGGAGGTCACCCGCTTTTTCGGGGACTCCTACCGCCACCTCTCGGAGATCAACCTGCTCACCTTCAGCCTGGGGCTGGTGCTGGGGCTGCTGGTGGGCACGCTGCCCTTGCCACTGCCGGGGGGCGGTACCTTCCGGCTGGGGGTGGCGGGGGGGCCGCTGCTGGTGGGGCTGGTGCTGGGGGCGCTGGGCCGCAGCGGGCGCGTCGTGTGGAACATTCCCTACAGCGCCAATCTCACCCTGCGGCAGTTCGGGCTGGCCCTCTTTCTGGCTGGGGTAGGCCTGCGCAGCGGTGGGCGCTTCGCCGCGCAGCTCGCCACCGCCGAGGGACTTGCCCTGCTGCTTGCAGGAGCGGCGGTCACCCTGAGCGTGACCGGCGCCCTGCTGTGGACCGGCTACCGGCTGCTGCGCTTGCCCTATAGCCTGCTCTCCGGCCTCGCAGCGGGGCTGGACACCCAGCCCGCCGTGCTGGGCTACGCCACCGAGCGCACCCGGAGCGAGGTGCCCGAACTGGGTTACGCCTCGGTGTACCCCGCAGCCTTGATCGGCAAGATTCTGCTCGCGCAGCTCATCTTGCGGCTGGCGGGGTAA
- a CDS encoding ABC transporter ATP-binding protein yields MPEGSILDVEGLGIRFGGLHAVRDVTTRLPAGRITAIIGPNGAGKSTFFNLISGFYQPTSGRIRFQGEDITRLKAHQVVGRGVARTFQTTTIYKELSVLDNAMIGHRVRTRAGLWDALLRTGRERRDEAESRDGAMRALERVGLAGQAGRPAGALTQEGQKRVGIAMALSSDPRLLLLDEPAAGMNPEETVNLMGLIRELVSEGLTVALVEHKMSLVMGLADEIVVLHHGQKIAQGTPGAVSRDPAVIEAYLGGHAHGGQMGQPGAAGAGAGEGAHA; encoded by the coding sequence ATGCCTGAGGGCAGCATCCTGGATGTCGAGGGGCTGGGCATCCGCTTCGGCGGCCTGCACGCCGTGCGCGACGTGACGACCCGCCTTCCGGCGGGGCGTATCACCGCGATCATCGGGCCGAACGGGGCGGGCAAAAGCACCTTTTTCAACCTGATCTCGGGGTTCTACCAGCCGACCTCGGGGCGCATCCGCTTTCAGGGCGAGGACATCACCCGCCTGAAAGCCCATCAGGTCGTGGGGCGCGGCGTCGCCCGCACCTTTCAGACGACCACCATCTACAAGGAACTCAGCGTGCTGGACAACGCGATGATCGGCCACCGGGTGAGGACGCGGGCGGGGCTGTGGGACGCCCTGCTGCGGACGGGCCGCGAACGCCGTGACGAGGCGGAGAGCCGCGACGGCGCGATGCGGGCGCTGGAGCGGGTGGGGCTGGCGGGACAGGCCGGGCGGCCTGCCGGTGCCCTGACCCAGGAGGGCCAGAAGCGCGTCGGCATCGCGATGGCACTCTCCAGCGACCCCCGGCTGCTGCTGCTGGACGAACCCGCCGCCGGGATGAACCCCGAGGAGACGGTCAACCTGATGGGTCTGATTCGGGAACTGGTGTCAGAAGGCCTGACGGTCGCCCTCGTCGAACACAAGATGAGCCTGGTGATGGGCCTCGCGGACGAGATCGTGGTCCTGCACCACGGCCAGAAGATCGCGCAGGGCACGCCGGGAGCGGTGAGCCGCGACCCCGCCGTGATCGAGGCCTACCTCGGCGGGCACGCGCACGGCGGGCAGATGGGGCAGCCGGGCGCCGCCGGAGCCGGGGCTGGGGAGGGCGCCCATGCTTGA
- a CDS encoding ABC transporter substrate-binding protein has protein sequence MKKRLLLSLALALSAAPALADKVVSIGYSGPLSGGAAFYGKDVQSGIEMAINDLNKAGGITVGGEKVTFRLVSLDDRYLPNETATNVRRLTSQGIDIIFVPHAGGIQAVQPLAVRDPNFLLVAYSSEPAILAAKNPLTFMLPPRYDNYIQPFVQTQMKAFGKKLGLIGTTSAYGKQWTEAISDGWKQQGGTVGANNGVDYNTTVDYSSAVTKALAERPDVLFVGGPSQPTAQVIKAAREQGFKGGFIVMDQAKFEQMDDVIPRSYLDGSVGVLPTVEYPGTQVFRTQYVRAYKKDPTSEAALNYMGMNIIARAMTLAGTTDNPEAIRARLNAAARALPQRQTIYKLAGVTAGGHVDAEFVIASVKGGKYNRLRVTKVYK, from the coding sequence ATGAAGAAGCGTCTTCTGCTTTCGCTGGCCCTTGCCCTCTCGGCGGCTCCCGCCCTGGCCGACAAGGTGGTCAGCATCGGCTACAGCGGGCCGCTGTCGGGTGGCGCGGCCTTTTACGGCAAGGATGTCCAGAGCGGCATCGAGATGGCGATCAATGACCTGAACAAGGCCGGAGGCATCACGGTGGGGGGCGAGAAGGTCACCTTCCGGCTGGTGTCGCTCGACGACCGCTACCTTCCCAACGAGACGGCTACCAACGTGCGGCGCCTGACCTCGCAGGGCATCGACATCATCTTCGTGCCGCACGCGGGCGGGATTCAGGCGGTGCAGCCGCTCGCGGTGCGTGACCCCAACTTCCTGCTGGTCGCGTATTCCAGCGAACCCGCGATTCTGGCGGCGAAAAACCCGCTGACCTTTATGCTGCCGCCGCGCTACGACAACTACATCCAGCCTTTCGTGCAGACGCAGATGAAGGCCTTCGGCAAGAAGCTCGGGCTGATCGGCACCACCAGCGCCTACGGCAAGCAGTGGACCGAGGCGATCAGCGACGGGTGGAAGCAGCAGGGCGGGACGGTGGGCGCCAACAACGGCGTGGACTACAACACCACCGTGGACTACTCCAGCGCCGTGACCAAGGCCCTCGCCGAGCGTCCCGACGTGCTGTTCGTGGGCGGTCCCTCGCAGCCCACCGCGCAGGTGATCAAGGCTGCGCGGGAGCAGGGCTTCAAGGGTGGCTTCATCGTGATGGACCAGGCCAAGTTCGAGCAGATGGACGACGTGATTCCGCGCAGCTACCTCGACGGCAGCGTGGGCGTGCTGCCCACCGTCGAGTACCCCGGCACCCAGGTCTTCCGCACCCAGTACGTGCGGGCCTACAAGAAAGACCCCACCAGCGAGGCCGCGCTGAACTACATGGGCATGAACATCATCGCCCGCGCGATGACGCTCGCCGGAACCACCGACAACCCCGAGGCCATCCGCGCCCGGCTCAACGCCGCCGCGCGGGCACTGCCCCAGCGCCAGACGATCTACAAGCTCGCGGGCGTGACCGCCGGGGGCCACGTGGACGCCGAGTTCGTGATCGCCAGCGTCAAGGGTGGCAAGTACAACCGCCTGCGCGTGACCAAGGTCTACAAGTAA